AAGATATTTTCAGATTTGCATCACTTCAATCGGATTTAGCAAAAGAACTGACTCGAAAATTTAATTTTGATAGTTCTACTCTTGATACTTTCATCTTGATTTCTGATGACAAATTGTACACTAAGTCCACAGCGGCGCTTCTTGTAAGTAAAGAACTTAAAAGTCCGGTTAAATTAATTTATCCGCTGATTATCTTCCCAA
This region of bacterium genomic DNA includes:
- a CDS encoding DUF393 domain-containing protein, with product MKNQKKIILFDGVCNFCSFWVNFVIKRDTKDIFRFASLQSDLAKELTRKFNFDSSTLDTFILISDDKLYTKSTAALLVSKELKSPVKLIYPLIIFPKFVRDLFYDLIAKHRYKIFGRRDVCYIPSNNVNKFLE